The following coding sequences are from one Aliarcobacter skirrowii CCUG 10374 window:
- a CDS encoding arginyltransferase has product MQFFNQDFEFFEENRECSYFDNESSDIRYQFLNSCSSENYQNKLERGWRRFGKVHFVPECRSCTKCVSIRIDVANFKFSKSQKRVLAKNRDTKISIRNPSVTIEHLELYNKYHQFMNHKKNWPYNPIDLDDYIKSYVEGEKEYAREFLYFKDNKLIGVALVDILPKSISSIYCFYDHDYSDLSIGKFSILFQIQIAKELKIPYIYLGYWIKDHFSMGYKKEYMPFEVLKNRAKYNQESVWEAFQ; this is encoded by the coding sequence ATGCAGTTTTTTAACCAAGATTTTGAGTTTTTTGAAGAGAATAGAGAGTGTTCCTATTTTGACAATGAATCATCAGATATTAGATACCAATTTTTAAATAGTTGCAGTAGTGAAAACTACCAAAATAAGCTAGAAAGAGGCTGGAGAAGATTTGGTAAGGTTCATTTTGTTCCTGAGTGCAGATCTTGCACAAAATGTGTATCAATTAGAATAGATGTAGCAAACTTTAAATTTTCAAAATCTCAAAAAAGAGTCTTAGCTAAAAACAGAGATACAAAAATCTCAATACGAAATCCAAGTGTTACAATTGAACATTTAGAGCTTTATAACAAATATCATCAATTTATGAATCACAAAAAAAATTGGCCATACAACCCAATAGATTTAGATGACTATATAAAATCTTATGTAGAGGGTGAAAAAGAGTATGCTAGAGAGTTTTTATATTTTAAAGATAATAAATTAATTGGTGTTGCATTAGTTGATATTTTACCAAAATCTATATCTTCAATTTACTGTTTTTATGATCACGATTATAGTGATTTATCTATTGGAAAATTCTCAATTTTATTTCAAATACAGATTGCAAAAGAGTTAAAAATACCATATATTTATTTAGGATATTGGATTAAAGATCATTTTTCAATGGGATATAAAAAGGAGTATATGCCTTTTGAGGTTTTAAAAAATAGAGCAAAATATAACCAAGAGAGTGTTTGGGAAGCTTTTCAATAA
- a CDS encoding FeoA family protein: MSLNDLDINKIATIKAISCDDILKSRLYSFGIVEGTNVCVTAKSLRKKTIEIRVDKSKVALRHSEANNIKVEVCEN; the protein is encoded by the coding sequence ATGTCATTAAATGATTTAGATATTAATAAAATAGCTACAATCAAGGCTATAAGTTGTGATGATATTTTAAAAAGTAGGCTTTACTCATTTGGAATAGTAGAGGGTACAAATGTTTGTGTAACTGCAAAATCATTAAGAAAAAAAACTATTGAAATAAGAGTAGATAAATCAAAAGTTGCTTTAAGACATAGTGAAGCAAATAATATAAAAGTAGAAGTTTGTGAAAACTAA
- the feoB gene encoding ferrous iron transport protein B, with product MKTKIKIALVGQPNVGKSMLINSISNSRLKVGNFSGVTVEKKEINFSYKEFDITIVDLPGSYSLTNYSIEERVVNEFLYKNNYDIILNVVDSTNLQRNLLLTTELMALNKKIVIALNMSDEAKKESILIDEKKLSNFLNIACVKTSAKTKDGLDKLLEEIIKTYKNKELSNIDISSINQRFEFCKNAVKECVSVDSFSNKSVTQKIDSILMNKYLGIPIFLLFMWILFQLTFTLGAVPMDYIDIAFSTISLEIKNLFGENQLSLLLSDGIVAGVGAVVMFLPNILILFLGISLLESTGYMSRVAFLLDGIFHKFGLHGKSFIPLVTGFGCSVPAYMAARTLKNQKDRLITLFIIGFMSCGARLPIYVLFAGAFFSTQSAGNILFIIYISGAIFGLFAAKILRDVVFKSVDEPFVMEMPKYRLPSFRFIYKDVINKGFMYLKKAGTFILAASVLIWFMSNYPKNLELQEEFESKIELATTKDQKLELQNELDLYNLENSYLGVIGKFSEPLFAPLGFDWKMTVALEAGLAAKEVVVTTLSILYKQGANEDPENPSEGLVEKIKQNIPFESAISFIVFVMLYIPCLAAAMVFTKEAGSWKYLLYLFIFTTSTAWIVSFVAYNITKLVVA from the coding sequence GTGAAAACTAAAATTAAAATTGCATTGGTTGGACAACCAAATGTTGGTAAATCTATGCTTATTAACTCTATTTCTAACTCAAGATTAAAAGTTGGAAATTTTTCAGGAGTTACTGTTGAAAAAAAAGAGATAAATTTCTCTTATAAAGAGTTTGACATAACTATTGTTGATCTACCAGGCTCTTATTCGCTTACAAACTATTCAATTGAAGAGAGGGTTGTAAATGAGTTTTTATATAAAAATAACTACGATATTATTTTAAATGTAGTTGATTCTACAAATCTTCAAAGAAATCTTCTTTTAACAACTGAACTTATGGCACTGAATAAAAAGATTGTAATTGCTTTAAATATGAGTGATGAGGCAAAAAAAGAGAGTATATTAATAGATGAAAAAAAGTTATCAAATTTTTTAAATATAGCTTGTGTAAAAACAAGTGCTAAAACAAAAGATGGGCTTGATAAACTATTAGAAGAGATTATAAAAACATATAAAAATAAAGAGTTATCAAATATAGATATCTCTTCAATTAATCAAAGATTTGAATTTTGTAAAAATGCTGTAAAAGAGTGTGTAAGTGTAGATAGTTTTTCAAATAAGAGTGTTACACAGAAGATTGATTCTATATTAATGAATAAATATTTAGGAATTCCTATTTTTTTACTTTTTATGTGGATACTTTTTCAATTGACTTTTACGCTAGGTGCAGTTCCTATGGATTATATCGATATTGCTTTTTCAACAATATCTTTAGAGATTAAAAACCTTTTTGGTGAAAATCAACTAAGTTTACTTCTTTCAGATGGAATAGTTGCAGGAGTTGGTGCTGTTGTTATGTTTTTACCAAATATCTTGATTCTATTTTTAGGAATATCTTTATTAGAATCAACAGGATATATGAGTAGAGTTGCTTTTTTATTGGATGGAATTTTTCATAAATTTGGATTGCATGGAAAATCTTTTATACCTTTAGTAACAGGTTTTGGATGCTCTGTTCCAGCTTATATGGCAGCAAGAACTTTAAAAAATCAAAAAGATAGACTAATAACTTTGTTTATAATTGGATTTATGTCATGTGGTGCTAGATTACCTATTTATGTACTTTTTGCAGGTGCATTTTTTTCAACTCAAAGTGCTGGAAATATTCTTTTTATAATATATATTTCAGGAGCTATTTTTGGGCTGTTTGCTGCAAAGATTTTAAGAGATGTAGTATTTAAATCAGTTGATGAACCTTTTGTAATGGAGATGCCAAAGTATAGGCTACCATCATTTAGATTTATTTATAAAGATGTTATAAACAAAGGTTTTATGTATTTAAAAAAAGCTGGAACTTTTATTTTAGCCGCTTCAGTTTTGATTTGGTTTATGAGTAATTATCCAAAAAACTTAGAGCTTCAAGAAGAGTTTGAATCTAAAATAGAGTTAGCAACTACAAAAGATCAAAAATTAGAGTTACAAAATGAGTTAGATTTATATAATCTTGAAAACTCATATTTAGGAGTTATTGGTAAATTTAGTGAACCTTTGTTTGCTCCTTTAGGTTTTGATTGGAAGATGACAGTTGCTCTTGAGGCTGGTTTAGCAGCAAAAGAGGTTGTTGTTACAACTCTATCTATTTTATATAAACAAGGTGCAAATGAAGATCCAGAAAATCCAAGTGAAGGTTTGGTTGAGAAAATAAAACAGAATATACCTTTTGAATCAGCAATATCATTTATAGTTTTTGTAATGTTATATATTCCTTGTTTAGCTGCTGCTATGGTTTTTACAAAAGAGGCTGGTTCATGGAAATATCTGCTTTATCTATTTATTTTTACAACTTCAACTGCTTGGATAGTTTCATTTGTGGCATATAATATTACAAAATTGGTAGTTGCATAA
- the corA gene encoding magnesium/cobalt transporter CorA — protein sequence MISCYVKKGNRLSVIQGLEFLENIEDRKSVIWIDMFSPTLQEVKAVENIFAIEFPTKQESEEIELSSRYWEEANRIEINSYFLINDKKDPVNETVSFILQDDLLISVRYKKLASFDASIKKLLASPREYRTGYSIFSQIIDIRIDTDADIIEELNRDIAAIRKQAFNDDVENEDLLEQMSSFENLNMKIRENLTDKQRILNSLLKSQKITEDKSELPIMLKDIRSLIDHTNFNFERIDYLQNIFIGLLSVEQNKVIKIFTIVNVIFLPPTLIASIYGMNFEIMPELNWEYGYLFSIGVMVLAAVTPLIIFKKKGWI from the coding sequence ATGATTAGTTGTTATGTAAAAAAAGGCAATAGATTAAGTGTAATTCAAGGTTTAGAGTTTTTAGAAAATATAGAAGATAGAAAGAGTGTTATTTGGATAGATATGTTTTCTCCAACTTTGCAAGAGGTAAAAGCTGTTGAAAATATTTTTGCTATAGAGTTTCCTACAAAACAAGAGAGTGAGGAGATTGAGCTAAGTTCTAGGTATTGGGAAGAAGCAAATAGAATAGAGATAAATAGTTATTTTCTTATAAATGACAAAAAAGATCCAGTAAATGAGACGGTTTCTTTTATTTTACAAGATGATTTGTTAATAAGTGTTAGATATAAAAAATTAGCAAGTTTTGATGCTTCAATTAAAAAACTTCTAGCAAGTCCAAGAGAGTATAGAACAGGTTACTCTATTTTTTCTCAAATTATTGACATTAGAATTGATACAGATGCTGATATTATTGAAGAGTTAAATAGAGATATAGCGGCAATAAGAAAACAGGCTTTTAATGATGATGTTGAAAATGAAGATTTGCTAGAGCAGATGTCCTCATTTGAAAACTTAAATATGAAAATAAGAGAGAATTTAACGGATAAACAAAGAATTTTAAACTCTTTATTAAAATCTCAAAAAATAACTGAGGATAAGAGTGAACTTCCTATTATGTTAAAAGATATTAGATCATTAATTGATCATACAAATTTTAATTTTGAAAGAATTGATTATTTGCAAAATATATTTATAGGGCTTTTAAGTGTTGAGCAAAATAAGGTTATAAAAATTTTTACTATTGTAAATGTAATTTTCCTTCCACCAACACTAATTGCAAGTATTTATGGAATGAACTTTGAGATTATGCCCGAACTTAATTGGGAGTATGGATATCTTTTTTCAATTGGAGTTATGGTTTTAGCTGCTGTTACACCTTTGATAATCTTTAAGAAAAAAGGTTGGATATAA
- the panB gene encoding 3-methyl-2-oxobutanoate hydroxymethyltransferase has product MSIIKQNFEKMNITKIINAKNRFKLTVITAYDALFAKLFSQSADIILVGDSLNMSFAGKDDTLSATLDQMIYHTNAVCNGAKDSFVVMDMPFGTYINKDEALKNCVKVYKKTNASAVKIEGGEDRADIVKHLTSNSIAVMGHIGLMPQYVRSVGGYKVRGKTKIDEEQLIRDAIAIEKAGAFCIVIEGVMSDVAQKITQAVSIPTIGIGAGKECDGQVLVWSDMLGFFEDFKPKFVRHYLNGAKLVKDAVNSYRDDVQTQNFPSKEEEY; this is encoded by the coding sequence ATGAGTATAATTAAACAAAATTTTGAAAAAATGAATATAACGAAGATTATAAATGCAAAAAATAGATTTAAACTAACTGTAATTACAGCATATGATGCTTTGTTTGCAAAGCTATTTTCACAAAGTGCTGATATTATACTTGTAGGAGATAGTTTGAATATGAGTTTTGCTGGTAAAGATGATACTTTAAGTGCAACGCTAGATCAGATGATTTATCACACAAATGCTGTTTGCAATGGTGCAAAAGATAGTTTTGTTGTTATGGATATGCCTTTTGGAACATATATTAATAAAGATGAAGCTTTAAAAAACTGTGTAAAAGTTTATAAAAAAACAAATGCAAGTGCTGTAAAAATTGAGGGTGGTGAAGATAGAGCTGATATTGTAAAACATCTTACATCAAACTCAATTGCTGTTATGGGTCATATTGGTCTTATGCCTCAATATGTAAGAAGTGTTGGTGGATATAAGGTTAGAGGTAAAACAAAAATTGATGAAGAGCAGTTAATTCGTGATGCAATCGCAATAGAGAAAGCTGGAGCATTTTGTATTGTAATAGAGGGTGTTATGAGCGATGTTGCACAAAAAATTACACAAGCTGTTTCAATTCCAACAATTGGAATTGGAGCTGGTAAAGAGTGTGATGGTCAAGTTTTAGTTTGGTCTGATATGTTAGGATTTTTTGAAGATTTTAAACCAAAATTTGTAAGACACTATTTAAATGGAGCTAAACTTGTAAAAGATGCTGTAAATAGTTACAGAGATGATGTTCAAACACAAAATTTTCCATCAAAAGAGGAAGAGTATTAA
- a CDS encoding Fur family transcriptional regulator: MKQNSDQEKIIEELRRIVKQKGLKYTEQREIILSVLLQADDHLTAEEIYNKIKKDYPDSNVGIATVYRALGFLEEIELIASINFGAEGKKYESNTKSHHDHLICTECGVIVEFVDDEIEKRQEKIAKANKFKITDHSMQLYGVCEKCQK; encoded by the coding sequence ATGAAACAAAATAGTGATCAAGAAAAAATAATTGAAGAGCTAAGAAGAATTGTTAAGCAAAAAGGTTTAAAGTACACTGAACAAAGAGAGATAATTTTAAGTGTATTGCTTCAAGCTGATGATCATTTGACTGCTGAAGAGATTTATAATAAAATCAAAAAAGATTATCCTGATTCAAATGTTGGAATAGCTACAGTTTACAGAGCTTTAGGATTTTTAGAGGAGATTGAGCTTATAGCATCTATTAACTTTGGTGCTGAAGGTAAAAAATATGAAAGCAATACAAAATCTCATCACGACCACTTGATTTGTACAGAGTGTGGAGTTATTGTTGAATTTGTAGATGATGAGATTGAAAAAAGACAAGAGAAAATTGCAAAAGCAAATAAATTTAAAATAACTGATCACTCAATGCAACTATATGGAGTTTGTGAAAAATGTCAAAAGTAG
- the ruvB gene encoding Holliday junction branch migration DNA helicase RuvB — MQRLVEVESVSFEEETNEQSLRPSSWDDYIGQEKIKKNLRVFIDASKKRAEALDHILFYGPPGLGKTTLSYLISNEMSTNIKVTAGPMIEKSGDLAAILTNLEEGDILFIDEIHRLSPTVEEILYPAMEDYRLDIIIGSGPAAQTVKIDLPRFTLIGATTRAGMLSNPLRERFGMHFRMQFYTDEELAKIIQKASVKLGIFCEDESALEISKRSRGTPRVALRLLRRVRDFSQVANDKTIKLDRCKYALDELGVNENGFDEMDINLLELLISNRGRPMGLGTMAAALSEDEGTIEDAIEPYLLANGYIERTARGRVASVKTYEMFRLTPPDGNKLDDSFQGKLF, encoded by the coding sequence GTGCAAAGATTAGTTGAGGTTGAATCAGTATCTTTTGAAGAAGAGACAAATGAGCAGAGTTTAAGACCCTCTTCTTGGGATGATTATATAGGTCAAGAGAAGATTAAAAAAAATCTTAGAGTCTTTATAGATGCTTCTAAAAAAAGAGCTGAAGCGCTTGATCATATTTTATTTTATGGACCTCCAGGACTTGGAAAAACAACTCTATCTTATCTTATATCAAATGAGATGAGTACAAATATAAAAGTAACAGCTGGTCCTATGATAGAAAAGAGTGGTGATTTAGCAGCAATTTTAACAAACCTTGAAGAGGGTGATATTCTATTTATTGATGAGATTCATCGTTTAAGTCCTACTGTTGAAGAGATTTTATATCCAGCTATGGAGGATTATAGACTTGATATTATAATTGGTTCAGGACCTGCTGCTCAAACTGTAAAGATAGATTTACCAAGATTTACACTAATTGGAGCAACAACAAGAGCTGGAATGCTTTCAAATCCTCTTAGAGAGAGATTTGGAATGCATTTTAGAATGCAATTTTATACAGATGAAGAGTTAGCAAAAATTATTCAAAAAGCTTCTGTAAAGTTAGGTATATTTTGTGAAGATGAATCAGCTTTAGAGATTTCAAAAAGAAGTAGAGGAACACCAAGAGTTGCATTAAGACTACTTAGAAGAGTTAGAGATTTTTCTCAAGTTGCTAATGATAAAACCATAAAACTAGATAGATGCAAATATGCACTTGATGAGCTAGGGGTTAATGAAAATGGTTTTGATGAGATGGATATAAATCTACTTGAACTTCTTATATCAAATCGTGGAAGACCTATGGGATTGGGAACTATGGCAGCAGCTTTAAGTGAAGATGAGGGGACAATTGAAGATGCGATTGAGCCATATTTACTAGCAAACGGATATATAGAAAGAACAGCACGTGGAAGAGTTGCTAGTGTTAAAACTTATGAGATGTTTAGATTAACTCCACCAGATGGTAATAAATTAGATGATAGTTTTCAAGGAAAACTTTTTTGA
- the folE gene encoding GTP cyclohydrolase I FolE → MMKEIEFENSIKNILEYIDEDVNREGLLDTPKRVRKAYEFMFSGYKLDPKEIIQKALFTSTNDEMVVVKDIEFYSFCEHHMLPIIGKAHVAYIPNGKVVGLSKIPRVVDVFARRLQIQEQMTEQICDALNEHLKPKGVAVMIDARHMCMEMRGVEKICSTTVTSSLRGLFKSDKKTKDEFLSIVSSSFNK, encoded by the coding sequence ATTATGAAAGAGATTGAGTTTGAAAATTCAATAAAAAATATTTTAGAGTATATTGATGAAGATGTAAATAGAGAGGGGCTTTTAGATACTCCAAAGCGTGTTAGAAAAGCTTATGAATTTATGTTTAGTGGATATAAACTTGATCCAAAAGAGATTATTCAAAAAGCACTTTTTACATCTACAAATGATGAGATGGTTGTTGTAAAAGATATTGAGTTTTACTCATTTTGTGAACATCATATGTTACCTATTATTGGAAAAGCTCATGTTGCTTATATTCCAAATGGAAAAGTTGTTGGACTTTCAAAAATTCCTAGAGTTGTGGATGTTTTTGCAAGAAGACTTCAAATACAAGAGCAGATGACTGAACAAATTTGTGATGCTTTAAATGAACACTTAAAACCAAAAGGTGTTGCTGTTATGATTGATGCAAGACATATGTGTATGGAGATGCGTGGAGTTGAAAAAATTTGTTCAACTACTGTAACTTCTTCTTTAAGAGGACTTTTTAAATCTGATAAAAAAACAAAAGATGAGTTTCTATCAATAGTTTCTTCTTCTTTTAATAAATAG
- a CDS encoding DUF234 domain-containing protein — MIILDKSIKEQFKIFCEINKIDDMQIAIKYFTIFGGLKIEIDTSKPILELIEKHILNNYNYYRSEINHLTGGYHVDHAILSGVALGDRKTTNAFKRAHVSFEEGMKCVDSLYEKEILDIDSSEHFLLGKRGDSKVAKKLIFTNPFLRFWFAFVSPIYKGIKDGNYEEFKEKFKSRESDFSDFIFEELALAFIKNSFVDNIKQHGQYWNENINIPIVAKTVLEKTIVGMCKYSDNKLKKSEFNKFLEDLKSEDIAYDIIVIFTKNGCSNELKNLKSDTLKIFNTKSLKALLLNN; from the coding sequence ATGATTATATTAGACAAATCAATAAAAGAGCAGTTCAAAATATTTTGTGAAATAAACAAAATAGATGATATGCAAATTGCAATAAAATATTTTACTATATTTGGAGGACTTAAGATAGAAATAGATACTTCAAAACCAATTTTAGAATTAATAGAAAAACATATTTTAAACAATTACAACTACTATAGAAGTGAGATAAACCATTTAACAGGTGGTTATCATGTAGATCATGCAATTCTTTCAGGAGTTGCACTAGGAGATAGAAAAACTACAAATGCCTTTAAAAGAGCCCATGTAAGCTTTGAAGAGGGTATGAAGTGTGTTGACTCACTATATGAAAAAGAGATTTTAGATATTGATAGTTCTGAACACTTTTTACTTGGTAAAAGGGGTGATTCAAAAGTGGCTAAAAAGCTTATTTTCACCAATCCTTTTCTTAGATTTTGGTTTGCTTTTGTATCTCCTATTTACAAAGGGATTAAAGATGGAAACTATGAGGAGTTTAAAGAGAAATTTAAAAGTAGAGAGTCAGATTTTAGTGATTTTATTTTTGAAGAGTTAGCTTTAGCTTTTATAAAAAATAGTTTTGTAGATAATATAAAACAACACGGTCAATATTGGAATGAAAATATCAATATTCCAATAGTTGCAAAAACTGTTTTAGAAAAAACTATTGTAGGAATGTGCAAATATAGTGATAATAAATTAAAAAAGAGTGAATTTAACAAATTTTTAGAGGATTTAAAAAGTGAAGATATAGCTTATGATATTATAGTTATTTTTACAAAAAATGGTTGCTCTAATGAACTTAAGAATCTAAAAAGTGATACATTAAAGATATTTAATACAAAAAGCTTAAAAGCTTTATTGCTTAATAATTAA
- the trpA gene encoding tryptophan synthase subunit alpha encodes MKKLVGYITTSLPNNNFTVDLAYSLKDSGVDILELGVPFSDPVAEGPIIEKANLLALKNGFKLNDLFEVSSKISKDIDTLWMGYMNPFYHYGLENFLKKAVEYSVLGMVIPDLPYEMGKKYEELFKKYNKTNIAFVAPTTPEDRIKLLVENSSKFIYMVAYAGITGSGRDEDLSQLIKNVRKYSQTPLYIGFGINEKTCKEKSKDVDGVIVGSAFVQHLLDDSLNSSEKIKKISSLAKEIKEKINE; translated from the coding sequence TTGAAAAAATTAGTTGGATATATTACTACTTCTTTACCAAACAACAATTTTACAGTTGATTTGGCATATAGTTTAAAAGATAGTGGAGTTGATATTTTAGAGCTTGGTGTTCCATTTTCAGATCCAGTTGCAGAAGGACCAATTATTGAAAAAGCTAATTTATTGGCTTTAAAAAATGGTTTTAAACTAAATGATCTTTTTGAAGTTTCATCAAAAATTTCAAAAGATATTGACACTTTATGGATGGGATATATGAATCCATTTTATCACTATGGCTTGGAAAACTTCTTAAAAAAAGCAGTTGAATATAGTGTATTGGGAATGGTAATTCCAGATTTACCTTATGAGATGGGTAAAAAATATGAAGAGCTTTTCAAAAAATATAATAAAACAAATATAGCATTTGTAGCTCCAACAACACCTGAAGATAGAATTAAACTACTTGTAGAAAACTCTTCTAAATTTATCTATATGGTTGCTTATGCTGGAATTACAGGAAGCGGAAGAGATGAGGATTTATCACAACTTATAAAAAATGTAAGAAAGTATTCACAAACTCCTTTATATATTGGTTTTGGAATAAATGAAAAAACTTGTAAAGAAAAATCAAAAGATGTTGATGGAGTTATAGTTGGAAGTGCTTTTGTTCAACATCTGCTTGATGATAGTTTAAATAGCAGTGAAAAAATCAAAAAAATATCTTCTTTGGCAAAAGAGATAAAAGAGAAAATAAACGAATAG
- a CDS encoding ferredoxin-thioredoxin reductase catalytic domain-containing protein, whose amino-acid sequence MIAKIDINSIEFKNELENTKKFTKDVLEKHNLVFNPDFEVVESIEMGLTRNQLIYGKKYCPCFMVIKESETEKNRVCPCVPALTKEIPTKGNCHCGIFCTKDKADELLIGIDTKEAIVTHSRGLTKNECEDLLNKEDISSIELEALLEARELGMVDFLLVDTREWMEWVNARIEGTDYLVPTTSFYNSLEPLNDKKDRTIILYCHSGSRSAYCQRVMLNMGFKKVINLDYGIMTWQGEVLRGE is encoded by the coding sequence ATGATAGCAAAGATTGATATTAATTCAATAGAGTTTAAAAATGAGTTAGAAAACACAAAAAAATTTACAAAAGATGTATTAGAAAAACATAATTTAGTATTTAATCCTGATTTCGAAGTTGTTGAATCTATTGAGATGGGACTTACAAGAAATCAACTAATTTATGGGAAAAAATATTGTCCATGTTTTATGGTAATAAAAGAGAGTGAAACTGAAAAAAATAGAGTTTGTCCTTGTGTTCCAGCTCTTACAAAAGAGATTCCAACAAAAGGAAACTGTCACTGTGGAATCTTTTGTACAAAAGATAAAGCAGATGAATTACTTATAGGAATTGATACAAAAGAGGCTATAGTAACTCATAGCAGAGGTCTTACAAAAAATGAGTGTGAAGATTTATTAAACAAAGAAGATATTAGTTCAATTGAACTTGAAGCACTACTTGAAGCTAGAGAGCTAGGAATGGTTGATTTTTTACTTGTTGATACAAGAGAGTGGATGGAGTGGGTAAATGCTAGAATTGAGGGAACTGATTATTTAGTTCCAACAACTTCATTTTATAACTCTCTTGAGCCACTGAATGATAAAAAAGATAGAACTATAATCTTATATTGTCATAGTGGTAGCAGAAGTGCTTATTGTCAAAGAGTTATGCTAAATATGGGATTTAAAAAAGTTATAAACTTAGATTATGGAATTATGACTTGGCAAGGAGAGGTTTTAAGAGGAGAGTAG
- a CDS encoding AI-2E family transporter, with amino-acid sequence MKPAYFLITISIVLLFFLVELFNPFLKSIFVATLLTIATNSMHQKIERSIKNRVLSTSIITFAMASLFFIPILYCIISFATYFNQVNQVTLVNNLNEIKISFFSLLKEFSFLNDFIESITSKLDIGKLVQQLVSLSAYLGKNSAKFMADMFLILIFLFFFTLYSKQISQYLKNIIPINNEDATILFNESSSVMSVVFYSILVTAIFQGFLFGVFLKIFGYDGLLFGVLYGFASLIPVIGGVIMWLPVSIYEASTGTLSNAIFIAIYSIVVISIIADTFIKPIIINYINKKVVKNRTNISSLLIFFSIIAGLSTFGFWGMIIGPAMVSLFISVMELLRKYSDIFK; translated from the coding sequence TTGAAACCAGCATATTTTTTAATAACAATTTCTATAGTTTTACTATTTTTTCTTGTAGAGTTATTTAATCCATTTTTAAAATCTATTTTTGTAGCAACACTTCTTACAATTGCTACAAACTCTATGCATCAAAAAATAGAAAGAAGCATTAAAAATAGGGTATTATCAACTTCAATAATAACTTTTGCAATGGCTTCACTATTTTTTATTCCAATTTTGTATTGCATTATCTCTTTTGCTACATATTTTAATCAAGTAAATCAAGTGACTTTAGTAAATAATTTAAATGAGATAAAAATATCTTTTTTTAGTTTATTAAAAGAGTTTAGCTTTTTAAATGATTTTATAGAGAGTATTACTTCCAAGTTAGATATTGGGAAATTAGTGCAACAACTTGTATCTTTAAGTGCATATTTAGGTAAAAATAGTGCAAAATTTATGGCTGATATGTTTTTAATCTTAATATTTTTATTCTTCTTTACACTATATTCAAAACAAATTTCACAATATTTAAAAAATATTATTCCAATAAATAATGAAGATGCAACAATTTTATTTAATGAATCTTCAAGCGTTATGAGCGTAGTTTTTTACTCAATTTTAGTAACAGCAATATTTCAAGGATTTTTATTTGGAGTATTCTTAAAAATATTTGGATACGACGGTTTATTATTTGGTGTTTTATATGGTTTTGCCTCACTGATTCCCGTTATTGGTGGAGTTATTATGTGGCTTCCAGTTTCAATATATGAAGCAAGTACAGGAACTTTATCAAATGCAATATTTATTGCTATTTATTCAATAGTTGTAATATCAATTATTGCAGATACATTTATAAAACCAATAATAATAAACTATATAAATAAAAAAGTTGTAAAAAATAGAACAAATATTAGTTCACTTTTGATATTTTTCTCAATAATTGCAGGATTATCTACTTTTGGATTTTGGGGTATGATAATTGGACCTGCTATGGTTAGTCTTTTTATATCTGTAATGGAGCTATTAAGAAAGTATAGTGATATTTTTAAGTAA